A DNA window from Acinetobacter sp. 10FS3-1 contains the following coding sequences:
- a CDS encoding metallophosphoesterase, translating to MSHAFIQPTFTGPVDIIGDIHGEIEALDRLLHVLGYDEEGNQAEQRRLIFVGDLCDRGPDSVAVLKRVKCLVEAGRAQCVLGNHEINLLTDTFREGNGWFFGSAHQDDFKAFNSVPASEVHRKWILDFLNSLPLVLDAPHLRVVHACWDQRSVDQLRSSSFYSLRQAYEYFLEQTALELQALGISEQIQAEQQQYQGQLKDPTASIPLLKSLAEKEWRDQMQNPIRTLSSGAEIIAQKPVYAGGRWRMIDRLAWWENYANRVPVVIGHYWRNFKSAEEKSGLFKDIDAVMWFGQHSNVFCVDYSVGKRYHDRQQQAEFSQHLGALRLPEQRLIFENGRQYQTHR from the coding sequence ATGAGTCATGCATTTATACAGCCAACTTTCACAGGCCCAGTTGATATTATAGGGGATATTCATGGAGAGATTGAGGCACTGGATCGTTTGCTACACGTGTTGGGCTATGATGAGGAGGGGAATCAAGCAGAACAGCGCAGGCTGATCTTTGTCGGAGATTTATGTGACCGTGGTCCGGATAGCGTGGCGGTACTCAAACGGGTTAAATGCTTGGTAGAAGCGGGTCGGGCACAATGCGTCTTGGGAAACCATGAAATTAATCTACTCACTGATACGTTTAGAGAGGGGAATGGCTGGTTCTTTGGCTCAGCACATCAGGATGATTTTAAAGCTTTTAATTCAGTTCCAGCATCCGAAGTACATCGAAAATGGATTCTGGACTTTCTAAACAGCCTGCCTCTGGTTTTAGACGCGCCGCATTTAAGAGTGGTACATGCCTGTTGGGATCAACGCTCGGTTGATCAGTTGCGATCATCTTCTTTTTACTCACTGCGTCAGGCTTATGAGTATTTCCTGGAGCAAACTGCGCTTGAGCTACAGGCTCTGGGAATAAGTGAACAGATTCAGGCAGAACAGCAGCAATATCAGGGGCAATTGAAGGACCCCACTGCAAGCATTCCTTTATTAAAATCTCTCGCAGAAAAAGAGTGGCGCGACCAGATGCAGAATCCGATCCGAACCTTGAGTTCAGGTGCGGAAATAATTGCTCAGAAACCGGTTTATGCCGGCGGGCGCTGGCGTATGATCGACCGTCTGGCGTGGTGGGAGAACTATGCAAATAGAGTACCAGTCGTAATCGGGCATTACTGGCGTAACTTTAAAAGTGCTGAAGAAAAGTCTGGCCTGTTTAAAGATATTGATGCGGTGATGTGGTTCGGGCAGCACAGTAATGTATTCTGTGTTGACTACTCAGTTGGTAAGCGTTATCACGACCGACAGCAGCAGGCTGAGTTCAGTCAACATCTGGGCGCTTTGAGATTGCCGGAACAACGCCTGATCTTTGAAAATGGCAGGCAGTATCAGACGCACAGATAA
- a CDS encoding NADP-dependent isocitrate dehydrogenase: protein MAGGKSTIIYTLTDEAPLLATYSLLPIIETFTKPAGVKVVKTDISVAARVLAEFSDYLSEEQKVADNLAELGRLTQDPDTNIIKLPNISASVAQLMSCIKELQSKGYAIPDYPENPATEEEKAIKARYSKCLGSAVNPVLREGNSDRRAPAAVKNYAKKHPHSMNEWKQWSQTHVSHMDEGDFYHGEKSMTLDRARNVKMELITKSGETIVLKPKVALQDGEIIDSMFMSKKALCDFYEKELDDCKEAGILFSLHVKATMMKVSHPIVFGHCVKIYYKDAFEKHGKLFDELGINVNNGMAGLYEKIETLPTSLREEIIEDLHACQEHRPALAMVDSAKGITNFHSPNDVIVDASMPAMIRGGGKMWGADGKPYDCKAVMPESTFARIYQEMINFCKWNGNFDPRTMGTVPNVGLMAQKAEEYGSHDKTFEIPEAGIANITDLETGEVLMSQNVEEGDIWRMCQVKDAPIRDWVKLAVTRARNSGMPAIFWLDPYRPHENELIKKVQEYLKDHDTEGLDIQIMSQVRAMRYTLERVARGLDTISVTGNILRDYLTDLFPIMELGTSAKMLSIVPLMAGGGMYETGAGGSAPKHVQQLVEENHLRWDSLGEFLALAVSLEEMGIKENNPRAKLLAKTLDAATGKLLDNDKSPSRRTGELDNRGSHFYLAKFWSEELAGQDEDTELKAKFAPIAQALAENEEKIVAELNEVQGKPADIGGYYAVDPAKVNAVMRPSETLNQIIGSLQA from the coding sequence TTACCCAAGATCCAGATACGAATATTATCAAACTTCCGAACATCAGTGCTTCTGTGGCTCAGTTGATGTCTTGTATTAAAGAGCTTCAATCTAAGGGTTATGCAATTCCTGACTATCCGGAAAATCCTGCGACTGAAGAAGAAAAAGCAATCAAGGCGCGTTATAGTAAATGTCTGGGTTCTGCAGTAAACCCTGTATTACGTGAAGGTAACTCTGACCGTCGTGCACCAGCTGCAGTGAAAAACTATGCGAAAAAACACCCGCATTCAATGAATGAATGGAAACAGTGGTCACAAACTCACGTTTCTCACATGGATGAAGGTGATTTCTACCACGGTGAAAAGTCAATGACTCTGGACCGTGCGCGTAATGTGAAAATGGAATTGATCACCAAGTCAGGTGAAACCATTGTTCTGAAGCCAAAAGTTGCGCTGCAAGACGGTGAAATCATCGACTCCATGTTCATGAGCAAAAAAGCGCTTTGTGACTTCTATGAAAAAGAACTAGATGATTGTAAAGAAGCTGGCATTTTGTTCTCTTTACACGTTAAAGCAACCATGATGAAAGTTTCACACCCGATCGTATTCGGTCACTGTGTGAAAATTTACTACAAAGATGCTTTTGAAAAACACGGTAAATTGTTTGATGAGCTGGGTATCAACGTAAACAACGGTATGGCAGGTCTTTACGAGAAGATCGAAACTCTACCGACATCTTTACGTGAAGAAATCATCGAAGATTTACACGCTTGCCAAGAACACCGTCCAGCACTGGCAATGGTTGATTCTGCTAAAGGCATCACCAACTTCCACTCACCAAACGACGTGATTGTAGATGCTTCTATGCCTGCAATGATCCGTGGTGGCGGTAAAATGTGGGGTGCTGACGGCAAGCCTTATGACTGTAAAGCAGTCATGCCGGAATCGACTTTCGCGCGTATTTACCAGGAAATGATCAACTTCTGTAAGTGGAATGGTAACTTCGATCCACGTACGATGGGTACTGTACCTAACGTTGGTCTGATGGCGCAAAAAGCCGAAGAATACGGTTCACACGACAAGACTTTCGAAATTCCTGAAGCGGGTATTGCGAACATCACTGACCTGGAAACAGGTGAAGTGTTGATGTCTCAAAACGTGGAAGAAGGTGATATCTGGCGTATGTGCCAGGTGAAAGACGCACCGATCCGTGACTGGGTAAAACTGGCTGTAACGCGTGCACGTAACTCTGGCATGCCTGCAATCTTCTGGCTTGACCCGTACCGCCCACATGAAAACGAACTGATCAAGAAAGTTCAGGAATACCTGAAAGATCACGACACTGAAGGCCTGGACATCCAGATTATGTCTCAGGTTCGTGCGATGCGTTATACACTTGAACGTGTTGCTCGCGGTCTGGACACTATTTCTGTAACCGGTAATATTCTGCGTGACTACCTGACTGACTTGTTCCCGATCATGGAGTTGGGTACTTCAGCGAAAATGTTGTCTATCGTGCCGTTAATGGCAGGTGGCGGCATGTACGAAACAGGTGCGGGTGGTTCTGCACCTAAACACGTACAGCAACTGGTAGAAGAAAACCACTTACGTTGGGATTCTTTGGGCGAGTTCTTGGCGCTGGCTGTTTCTCTTGAAGAAATGGGTATTAAAGAGAATAACCCGCGTGCGAAACTGCTTGCAAAAACGCTAGATGCTGCAACTGGTAAATTGCTGGACAATGACAAGTCTCCATCACGTCGTACTGGCGAGCTGGATAACCGTGGCAGCCACTTCTACCTGGCTAAATTCTGGTCTGAAGAACTTGCTGGGCAAGATGAAGATACAGAATTGAAAGCGAAATTTGCTCCGATTGCTCAAGCTTTAGCTGAAAATGAAGAGAAGATTGTCGCTGAGTTGAACGAAGTTCAAGGTAAGCCTGCAGACATCGGTGGTTACTATGCAGTAGATCCGGCGAAAGTAAATGCCGTGATGCGCCCAAGTGAGACATTGAACCAGATCATTGGATCGCTACAAGCTTAA